The Larus michahellis chromosome 2, bLarMic1.1, whole genome shotgun sequence genome window below encodes:
- the PDIA4 gene encoding protein disulfide-isomerase A4 isoform X1: MRARGLWVLVLLLGLAQITLLARGAAAEEDDGDGESVTKEADDDSDDDDDDEDDDDDDSEVKEENGVLVLNDANFDTFTADKDTVLLEFYAPWCGHCKQFAPEYEKIAKTLKENDPPIPVAKVDATAATSLASRFDVSGYPTIKILKKGQPVDYDGSRTEDAIVAKVKEVSDPNWTPPPEATLVLTQDNFDDVVNGADIILVEFYAPWCGHCKRLAPEYEKAAQELSKRTPPIPLAKVDATAETELAKKFDVTGYPTLKIFRKGKPYDYSGPREKYGIVDYMIEQAGPPSKQIQATKQVQEFLRDGDDVIIIGVFSGENDKAYQLYQEAANGLREDFKFHHTFSNEIAKLLKASPGKLVVMQPEKFQSKHEPKMHVLDLKDSTDGSEIKEHVVKHALPLVGHRKPSNDAKRYAKRPLVVVYYSVDFSFDYRVATQYWRGKILEVAKDFPEYVFAVSDEEDYSSEIKDLGLLESGEDVNVAILDEGGKKYAMEPEEFDSDVLRQFVLAFKKGKLKPIVKSQPVPKNNKGPVKVVVGKTFDTIVMDPKNDVLIEFYAPWCGHCKKLEPVYNELGKKYKNEKNLVIAKMDATANDVMSDRYKVEGFPTIYFAPRDKKNNPIKFEGGDRDLEHLSKFIEEHATKLSRTKEEL, translated from the exons ATGAGGGCgaggggtctgtgggtgctggtgctgctgctggggctggcccagATCACCCTCCtggcgcggggcgcggcggccgAGGAGGACGACGGCGACGGGG AGTCTGTTACAAAAGAAGCTGACGATGACagtgatgatgatgacgatgatgaggATGACGACGATGATGACTCTGaagttaaagaagaaaatggtgtATTAGTCTTGAATGATGCAAACTTTGACACCTTTACTGCAGACAAGGACACTGTGCTGCTGGAGTTCTATGCACCATG GTGTGGGCATTGCAAGCAGTTTGCTCCTGAATATGAAAAGATAGCCAAAACTCTGAAGGAAAATGACCCTCCTATTCCAGTTGCCAAAGTAGATGCTACTGCAGCCACTTCACTAGCAAGTCGTTTTGATGTCAGTGGCTACCCAACCATCAAAATCCTGAAAAAAGGCCAACCCGTTGACTACGATGGTTCTCGGACGGAAGATG CAATTGTGGCCAAAGTCAAGGAGGTTTCTGACCCCAATTGGACCCCTCCACCAGAAGCTACCCTGGTATTGACCCAGGATAATTTCGATGATGTCGTGAATGGTGCTGATATAATCCTGGTGGAATTCTATGCTCCATG GTGCGGACACTGCAAAAGGCTTGCTCCAGAATATGAGAAAGCTGCCCAGGAGCTCAGCAAGCGCACACCTCCTATTCCGCTGGCTAAAGTCGATGCCACTGCTGAAACTGAGCTTGCAAAGAAGTTTGATGTTACTGGCTATCCAACTCTGAAAATATTCCGCAAGGGCAAACCTTATGACTACAGTGGTCCACGGGAAAAATACG GTATTGTCGACTACATGATTGAACAGGCTGGTCCTCCATCCAAACAGATTCAGGCAACCAAGCAGGTACAGGAATTTCTGAGGGATGGGGATGATGTCATCATCATTGGTGTCTTTAGTGGAGAGAATGACAAAGCCTATCAGCTCTATCAGGAAGCAG CTAACGGTTTGAGAGAAGATTTCAAGTTCCACCACACCTTCAGCAACGAGATTGCAAAACTATTGAAAGCATCTCCAGGAAAACTGGTTGTCATGCAGCCAGAAAAATTTCAGTCAAAGCACGAGCCCAAGATGCATGTTTTGGATCTTAAA GACTCTACAGATGGATCAGAGATTAAAGAGCACGTTGTAAAACATGCTTTGCCTCTAGTTGGTCATCGCAAGCCTTCCAATGATGCTAAAAGATATGCTAAGCGTCCTCTAGTGGTTGTCTATTATTCTGTAGACTTTAGTTTCGACTATCGTGTTG CTACCCAGTATTGGAGAGGCAAAATCCTGGAAGTAGCCAAAGACTTCCCTGAATACGTGTTTGCTGTTTCTGACGAGGAGGattattcttctgaaataaaagatttgGGCCTGCTTGAGAGTGGAGAGGATGTCAATGTCGCCATTCTGGATGAAGGTGGCAAGAAATATGCCATGGAGCCGGAAGAATTTGACTCTGATGTACTCAGGCAATTTGTACTGGCATTCAAAAAAG GAAAACTGAAGCCTATTGTGAAGTCCCAGCCAGTGCCAAAAAATAACAAAGGGCCTGTGAAAGTGGTAGTGGGTAAAACTTTTGATACCATAGTAATGGATCCAAAGAATGATGTTCTCATAGAGTTCTATGCCCCATGGTGCGGACACTGCAAGAAACTAGAACCAGTGTATAATGAGCTAGGCAAAAAATATAAGAATGAGAAGAATCTAGTCATAGCCAAGATGGATGCTACTGCCAATGATGTGATGAGTGACCGCTACAAAGTGGAAGGATTCCCCACTATCTACTTTGCTCCAAGAGACAAGAAGAACAACCCTATTAAATTTGAAGGCGGGGACAGAGATCTAGAGCATTTGAGCAAATTTATAGAGGAGCATGCAACAAAACTCTCCAGAACAAAAGAAGAGCTTTAG
- the PDIA4 gene encoding protein disulfide-isomerase A4 isoform X2, whose amino-acid sequence MRARGLWVLVLLLGLAQITLLARGAAAEEDDGDGESVTKEADDDSDDDDDDEDDDDDDSEVKEENGVLVLNDANFDTFTADKDTVLLEFYAPWCGHCKQFAPEYEKIAKTLKENDPPIPVAKVDATAATSLASRFDVSGYPTIKILKKGQPVDYDGSRTEDAIVAKVKEVSDPNWTPPPEATLVLTQDNFDDVVNGADIILVEFYAPWCGHCKRLAPEYEKAAQELSKRTPPIPLAKVDATAETELAKKFDVTGYPTLKIFRKGKPYDYSGPREKYGIVDYMIEQAGPPSKQIQATKQVQEFLRDGDDVIIIGVFSGENDKAYQLYQEAANGLREDFKFHHTFSNEIAKLLKASPGKLVVMQPEKFQSKHEPKMHVLDLKQDSTDGSEIKEHVVKHALPLVGHRKPSNDAKRYAKRPLVVVYYSVDFSFDYRVATQYWRGKILEVAKDFPEYVFAVSDEEDYSSEIKDLGLLESGEDVNVAILDEGGKKYAMEPEEFDSDVLRQFVLAFKKGKLKPIVKSQPVPKNNKGPVKVVVGKTFDTIVMDPKNDVLIEFYAPWCGHCKKLEPVYNELGKKYKNEKNLVIAKMDATANDVMSDRYKVEGFPTIYFAPRDKKNNPIKFEGGDRDLEHLSKFIEEHATKLSRTKEEL is encoded by the exons ATGAGGGCgaggggtctgtgggtgctggtgctgctgctggggctggcccagATCACCCTCCtggcgcggggcgcggcggccgAGGAGGACGACGGCGACGGGG AGTCTGTTACAAAAGAAGCTGACGATGACagtgatgatgatgacgatgatgaggATGACGACGATGATGACTCTGaagttaaagaagaaaatggtgtATTAGTCTTGAATGATGCAAACTTTGACACCTTTACTGCAGACAAGGACACTGTGCTGCTGGAGTTCTATGCACCATG GTGTGGGCATTGCAAGCAGTTTGCTCCTGAATATGAAAAGATAGCCAAAACTCTGAAGGAAAATGACCCTCCTATTCCAGTTGCCAAAGTAGATGCTACTGCAGCCACTTCACTAGCAAGTCGTTTTGATGTCAGTGGCTACCCAACCATCAAAATCCTGAAAAAAGGCCAACCCGTTGACTACGATGGTTCTCGGACGGAAGATG CAATTGTGGCCAAAGTCAAGGAGGTTTCTGACCCCAATTGGACCCCTCCACCAGAAGCTACCCTGGTATTGACCCAGGATAATTTCGATGATGTCGTGAATGGTGCTGATATAATCCTGGTGGAATTCTATGCTCCATG GTGCGGACACTGCAAAAGGCTTGCTCCAGAATATGAGAAAGCTGCCCAGGAGCTCAGCAAGCGCACACCTCCTATTCCGCTGGCTAAAGTCGATGCCACTGCTGAAACTGAGCTTGCAAAGAAGTTTGATGTTACTGGCTATCCAACTCTGAAAATATTCCGCAAGGGCAAACCTTATGACTACAGTGGTCCACGGGAAAAATACG GTATTGTCGACTACATGATTGAACAGGCTGGTCCTCCATCCAAACAGATTCAGGCAACCAAGCAGGTACAGGAATTTCTGAGGGATGGGGATGATGTCATCATCATTGGTGTCTTTAGTGGAGAGAATGACAAAGCCTATCAGCTCTATCAGGAAGCAG CTAACGGTTTGAGAGAAGATTTCAAGTTCCACCACACCTTCAGCAACGAGATTGCAAAACTATTGAAAGCATCTCCAGGAAAACTGGTTGTCATGCAGCCAGAAAAATTTCAGTCAAAGCACGAGCCCAAGATGCATGTTTTGGATCTTAAA CAGGACTCTACAGATGGATCAGAGATTAAAGAGCACGTTGTAAAACATGCTTTGCCTCTAGTTGGTCATCGCAAGCCTTCCAATGATGCTAAAAGATATGCTAAGCGTCCTCTAGTGGTTGTCTATTATTCTGTAGACTTTAGTTTCGACTATCGTGTTG CTACCCAGTATTGGAGAGGCAAAATCCTGGAAGTAGCCAAAGACTTCCCTGAATACGTGTTTGCTGTTTCTGACGAGGAGGattattcttctgaaataaaagatttgGGCCTGCTTGAGAGTGGAGAGGATGTCAATGTCGCCATTCTGGATGAAGGTGGCAAGAAATATGCCATGGAGCCGGAAGAATTTGACTCTGATGTACTCAGGCAATTTGTACTGGCATTCAAAAAAG GAAAACTGAAGCCTATTGTGAAGTCCCAGCCAGTGCCAAAAAATAACAAAGGGCCTGTGAAAGTGGTAGTGGGTAAAACTTTTGATACCATAGTAATGGATCCAAAGAATGATGTTCTCATAGAGTTCTATGCCCCATGGTGCGGACACTGCAAGAAACTAGAACCAGTGTATAATGAGCTAGGCAAAAAATATAAGAATGAGAAGAATCTAGTCATAGCCAAGATGGATGCTACTGCCAATGATGTGATGAGTGACCGCTACAAAGTGGAAGGATTCCCCACTATCTACTTTGCTCCAAGAGACAAGAAGAACAACCCTATTAAATTTGAAGGCGGGGACAGAGATCTAGAGCATTTGAGCAAATTTATAGAGGAGCATGCAACAAAACTCTCCAGAACAAAAGAAGAGCTTTAG